From the Accipiter gentilis chromosome 15, bAccGen1.1, whole genome shotgun sequence genome, one window contains:
- the COL10A1 gene encoding collagen alpha-1(X) chain produces the protein MHLQISLLLLFCLNIVHGSDGYFSERYQKQSSIKGPHFLPFNVKSQGVQIRGEQGPPGPPGPIGPRGQPGPAGKPGFGSPGPQGPPGPPGPPGFSAVGKPGMPGLPGKPGDRGLNGEKGEAGPVGLPGARGPQGPPGTPGPAGLSVPGKPGPQGPPGAQGPRGLPGEKGEPGIPGINGQKGENGFGVPGRPGNRGLPGPQGPRGLPGPAGVGKPGENGLPGQPGMKGDRGLPGAPGAAGMPGPQGPPGEPGEAGIGKPGPMGPPGAAGIPGAKGHPGPAGLPGSPGLPGFGKPGLPGMKGHRGPEGPPGLPGPKGDQGPAGVPGEPGPAGPPGNMGPQGLKGLPGENGLPGPKGDMGPAGPPGFPGAKGERGLPGLEGKRGYPGEQGLAGPKGHPGFPGPKGDAGHAGLPGLPGPVGPQGVKGVPGINGEPGPRGPSGIPGIRGPIGPPGLPGAPGAKGEPGAPGLPGPAGISTKGLAGPMGPPGPPGPKGNNGEPGLPGPPGPPGPPGQAVIPQMPDSYVKAGESRELSGMSFVKGGVNQALTGMPVSAFSVILSKAYPGATVPIKFDKILYNRQQHYDPRTGIFTCRIPGLYYFSYHVHAKGTNVWVALYKNGSPLMYTYDEYKKGYLDQASGSAVIDLMENDQVWLQLPNSESNGLYSSDYVHSSFSGFLFAHN, from the exons ATGCATTTACAAATATCCTTACTGCTGCTGTTTTGTCTGAACATTGTCCATGGTAGTGATGGATATTTTTCTGAGCGATATCAGAAACAATCCAGCATCAAGGGGCCACATTTTCTACCATTCAATGTAAAGAGTCAAG GTGTGCAGATAAGGGGTGAACAAGGACCCCCTGGTCCCCCAGGCCCTATTGGACCAAGAGGACAACCAGGTCCTGCGGGAAAGCCAGGGTTTGGAAGTCCTGGTCCCCAAGGACCCCCTGGTCCGCCCGGGCCACCTGGATTCTCTGCAGTTGGAAAGCCAGGCATGCCAGGTCTACCAGGAAAGCCAGGAGACAGAGGACTAAATGGTGAAAAAGGAGAAGCTGGACCTGTTGGGCTCCCAGGAGCAAGAGGGCCACAAGGACCCCCCGGCACTCCTGGCCCGGCAGGACTGTCTGTTCCTGGCAAGCCAGGACCACAAGGCCCTCCGGGAGCTCAAGGGCCGAGGGGCCTCCCCGGCGAGAAGGGAGAGCCAGGTATTCCTGGAATAAATGgacaaaagggagaaaatggaTTCGGCGTTCCAGGCCGCCCGGGTAACAGGGGTCTTCCAGGCCCACAGGGACCCCGAGGCCTCCCGGGTCCTGCTGGGGTTGGGAAGCCTGGCGAAAACGGTCTTCCAGGTCAGCCAGGTATGAAAGGTGACAGAGGCTTACCAGGTGCACCTGGAGCGGCCGGTATGCCCGGTCCCCAGGGTCCCCCAGGAGAACCTGGAGAAGCTGGCATTGGCAAGCCTGGGCCAATGGGACCACCAGGAGCAGCAGGCATCCCTGGAGCCAAGGGACACCCCGGACCTGCAGGCTTGCCTGGATCCCCGGGTCTTCCAGGATTTGGAAAGCCAGGATTGCCAGGGATGAAGGGACACAGAGGCCCTGAAGGTCCTCCTGGCCTTCCAGGACCTAAAGGAGACCAAGGCCCGGCTGGTGTGCCAGGAGAACCAGGGCCTGCCGGACCACCAGGGAACATGGGCCCTCAAGGACTCAAAGGCTTGCCTGGTGAGAACGGCCTACCCGGGCCCAAAGGCGACATGGGCCCTGCGGGCCCCCCGGGCTTCCCAGGGGCCAAGGGCGAACGGGGTCTACCAGGGCTAGAGGGAAAACGAGGATACCCAGGTGAGCAGGGTCTTGCTGGTCCTAAGGGACACCCAGGTTTCCCAGGTCCAAAAGGCGATGCTGGCCATGCTGGGCTACCTGGCTTGCCTGGTCCAGTGGGTCCCCAGGGAGTTAAGGGAGTGCCAGGGATCAACGGCGAGCCGGGCCCCAGAGGGCCTTCAGGAATACCCGGGATCAGAGGTCCCATTGGCCCCCCTGGCCTGCCAGGAGCCCCTGGTGCGAAAGGTGAGCCCGGAGCACCAGGACTGCCGGGCCCTGCAGGTATTTCTACAAAAGGCTTAGCCGGACCCATGGGACCACCTGGACCCCCCGGCCCTAAAGGCAACAATGGAGAGCCTGGCTTGCCAGGCCCGCCAGGTCCTCCTGGTCCCCCTGGCCAAGCCGTAATCCCACAGATGCCCGACAGCTACGTTAAAGCAGGAGAGTCTCGGGAGCTATCAGGAATGTCCTTCGTCAAAGGAGGAGTAAACCAAGCTCTAACAGGGATGCCAGTGTCTGCTTTCAGTGTCATCCTCTCAAAAGCCTACCCTGGGGCAACAGTCCCCATCAAATTTGATAAAATCTTGTACAACAGGCAGCAACACTATGACCCCAGAACAGGAATCTTCACCTGCAGGATCCCTGGACTGTACTATTTCTCCTACCACGTACATGCAAAAGGAACAAATGTTTGGGTTGCGCTCTACAAAAATGGTTCCCCGCTCATGTACACCTATGATGAGTACAAGAAAGGATACCTTGACCAGGCTTCTGGCAGTGCTGTCATTGATCTCATGGAGAACGATCAAGTGTGGCTCCAACTGCCCAATTCAGAATCTAATGGTCTCTATTCCTCTGACTACGTTCACTCTTCTTTCTCAGGTTTCCTATTTGCTCATAACTAA